The proteins below are encoded in one region of Saccopteryx leptura isolate mSacLep1 chromosome 1, mSacLep1_pri_phased_curated, whole genome shotgun sequence:
- the LIN7C gene encoding protein lin-7 homolog C, translating into MAALGEPVRLERDICRAIELLEKLQRSGEVPPQKLQALQRVLQSEFCNAVREVYEHVYETVDISSSPEVRANATAKATVAAFAASEGHSHPRVVELPKTEEGLGFNIMGGKEQNSPIYISRIIPGGIADRHGGLKRGDQLLSVNGVSVEGEHHEKAVELLKAAQGKVKLVVRYTPKVLEEMESRFEKMRSAKRRQQT; encoded by the exons ATGGCGGCGCTCGGGGAACCTGTGCGGCTTGAGAGGG ATATTTGTAGAGCGATAGAATTGTTGGAAAAACTACAAAGGAGTGGAGAGGTACCACCACAGAAACTTCAGGCTTTACAAAGAGTCCTTCAAAGTGAATTCTGCAATGCTGTAAGAGAG GTGTATGAGCACGTCTATGAGACTGTGGACATCAGCAGCAGTCCTGAAGTGCGAGCGAATGCGACTGCAAAG GCCACTGTTGCTGCATTTGCTGCCAGTGAAGGACACTCTCATCCTCGAGTTGTGGAGCTACCAAAGACAGAAGAGGGCCTTGGATTCAATATCATGGGAGGCAAAGAACAAAATTCTCCAATCTATATATCTAGAATAATTCCGGGAGGGATTGCTGATAGACATGGAGGCCTCAAGCGAGGAGATCAACTTCTTTCTGTTAATGGAGTG agcgTTGAAGGAGAGCATCATGAAAAAGCCGTAGAATTGCTAAAAGCTGCTCAAGGAAAGGTTAAGTTGGTAGTACGGTACACACCCAAGGTCTTAGAAGAAATGGAGTCACGATTTGAAAAAATGAGATCAGCCAAACGCAGACAACAAACCTAA